The Megalopta genalis isolate 19385.01 chromosome 12, iyMegGena1_principal, whole genome shotgun sequence genome window below encodes:
- the LOC117220311 gene encoding zinc finger C4H2 domain-containing protein isoform X3, with protein MSATETTVIFAKLEALKDIKSKTLQLEKMKQRILQEVEQTEQEEKCLLEYKQEMDLLMQEKMAHVEELRQIHADINAMEAVIKQAEEARNKARETAKLIHNNDYQPLKHDIDRMRREFLGLERLPELYETESDLISPDYFDRPMQKAEWRVEVRGEDLLPPLTLHHPGHPGGSAPFLTPQPLQGPSKPEPRPLPPAPGPPAATFRYHWQQPPPMKSCLSCHQQIHRNAPICPLCKAKSRSRNPKKPKKKD; from the exons ATGTCTGCCACGGAAACTACTGTGATTTTCGCAAAGTTGGAAGCTTTGAAGGACATCAA ATCGAAAACCCTCCAATTGGAAAAAATGAAACAACGAATCTTGCAAGAAGTGGAACAAACTGAGCAAGAAGAGAAATGTCTATTAGAATATAAGCAGGAAATGGACCTTCTTATGCAAGAGAAAATGGCACATGTGGAGGAATTACGTCAAATACATGCTGACATTAATGCG ATGGAAGCAGTCATTAAGCAGGCAGAAGAAGCCAGAAACAAAGCCAGGGAGACTGCAAAATTGATTCATAATAATGATTATCAACCCTTGAAGCATGATATTGACCGTATGCGCAGAGAATTCCTAGGACTGGAAAGGCTACCAGAGCTGTATGAAACAGAATCTGATCTCATTTCACCAGA TTACTTTGACCGTCCTATGCAGAAGGCAGAATGGAGAGTAGAAGTGCGGGGTGAAGATCTATTACCTCCACTCACTTTACACCATCCTGGTCATCCAGGTGGTTCCGCACCTTTCCTTACCCCTCAACCTCTTCAAGGTCCAAGTAAACCAGAACCAAGACCATTACCCCCAGCACCAGGTCCACCTGCTGCAACATTCAGGTACCACTG GCAACAACCGCCACCCATGAAGTCGTGTTTATCGTGTCATCAACAAATTCATAGAAACGCCCCCATTTGTCCCCTTTGTAAAGCTAAATCTCGATCACGCAATCCTAAAAAGCCAAAGAAGAAAGACTAA
- the LOC117220311 gene encoding zinc finger C4H2 domain-containing protein isoform X2: MSATETTVIFAKLEALKDIKSKTLQLEKMKQRILQEVEQTEQEEKCLLEYKQEMDLLMQEKMAHVEELRQIHADINAMEAVIKQAEEARNKARETAKLIHNNDYQPLKHDIDRMRREFLGLERLPELYETESDLISPEWFVRSYFDRPMQKAEWRVEVRGEDLLPPLTLHHPGHPGGSAPFLTPQPLQGPSKPEPRPLPPAPGPPAATFRQQPPPMKSCLSCHQQIHRNAPICPLCKAKSRSRNPKKPKKKD, translated from the exons ATGTCTGCCACGGAAACTACTGTGATTTTCGCAAAGTTGGAAGCTTTGAAGGACATCAA ATCGAAAACCCTCCAATTGGAAAAAATGAAACAACGAATCTTGCAAGAAGTGGAACAAACTGAGCAAGAAGAGAAATGTCTATTAGAATATAAGCAGGAAATGGACCTTCTTATGCAAGAGAAAATGGCACATGTGGAGGAATTACGTCAAATACATGCTGACATTAATGCG ATGGAAGCAGTCATTAAGCAGGCAGAAGAAGCCAGAAACAAAGCCAGGGAGACTGCAAAATTGATTCATAATAATGATTATCAACCCTTGAAGCATGATATTGACCGTATGCGCAGAGAATTCCTAGGACTGGAAAGGCTACCAGAGCTGTATGAAACAGAATCTGATCTCATTTCACCAGA ATGGTTTGTTCGCAGTTACTTTGACCGTCCTATGCAGAAGGCAGAATGGAGAGTAGAAGTGCGGGGTGAAGATCTATTACCTCCACTCACTTTACACCATCCTGGTCATCCAGGTGGTTCCGCACCTTTCCTTACCCCTCAACCTCTTCAAGGTCCAAGTAAACCAGAACCAAGACCATTACCCCCAGCACCAGGTCCACCTGCTGCAACATTCAG GCAACAACCGCCACCCATGAAGTCGTGTTTATCGTGTCATCAACAAATTCATAGAAACGCCCCCATTTGTCCCCTTTGTAAAGCTAAATCTCGATCACGCAATCCTAAAAAGCCAAAGAAGAAAGACTAA
- the LOC117220311 gene encoding zinc finger C4H2 domain-containing protein isoform X4, which yields MSATETTVIFAKLEALKDIKSKTLQLEKMKQRILQEVEQTEQEEKCLLEYKQEMDLLMQEKMAHVEELRQIHADINAMEAVIKQAEEARNKARETAKLIHNNDYQPLKHDIDRMRREFLGLERLPELYETESDLISPDYFDRPMQKAEWRVEVRGEDLLPPLTLHHPGHPGGSAPFLTPQPLQGPSKPEPRPLPPAPGPPAATFRQQPPPMKSCLSCHQQIHRNAPICPLCKAKSRSRNPKKPKKKD from the exons ATGTCTGCCACGGAAACTACTGTGATTTTCGCAAAGTTGGAAGCTTTGAAGGACATCAA ATCGAAAACCCTCCAATTGGAAAAAATGAAACAACGAATCTTGCAAGAAGTGGAACAAACTGAGCAAGAAGAGAAATGTCTATTAGAATATAAGCAGGAAATGGACCTTCTTATGCAAGAGAAAATGGCACATGTGGAGGAATTACGTCAAATACATGCTGACATTAATGCG ATGGAAGCAGTCATTAAGCAGGCAGAAGAAGCCAGAAACAAAGCCAGGGAGACTGCAAAATTGATTCATAATAATGATTATCAACCCTTGAAGCATGATATTGACCGTATGCGCAGAGAATTCCTAGGACTGGAAAGGCTACCAGAGCTGTATGAAACAGAATCTGATCTCATTTCACCAGA TTACTTTGACCGTCCTATGCAGAAGGCAGAATGGAGAGTAGAAGTGCGGGGTGAAGATCTATTACCTCCACTCACTTTACACCATCCTGGTCATCCAGGTGGTTCCGCACCTTTCCTTACCCCTCAACCTCTTCAAGGTCCAAGTAAACCAGAACCAAGACCATTACCCCCAGCACCAGGTCCACCTGCTGCAACATTCAG GCAACAACCGCCACCCATGAAGTCGTGTTTATCGTGTCATCAACAAATTCATAGAAACGCCCCCATTTGTCCCCTTTGTAAAGCTAAATCTCGATCACGCAATCCTAAAAAGCCAAAGAAGAAAGACTAA
- the LOC117220311 gene encoding zinc finger C4H2 domain-containing protein isoform X1, producing the protein MSATETTVIFAKLEALKDIKSKTLQLEKMKQRILQEVEQTEQEEKCLLEYKQEMDLLMQEKMAHVEELRQIHADINAMEAVIKQAEEARNKARETAKLIHNNDYQPLKHDIDRMRREFLGLERLPELYETESDLISPEWFVRSYFDRPMQKAEWRVEVRGEDLLPPLTLHHPGHPGGSAPFLTPQPLQGPSKPEPRPLPPAPGPPAATFRYHWQQPPPMKSCLSCHQQIHRNAPICPLCKAKSRSRNPKKPKKKD; encoded by the exons ATGTCTGCCACGGAAACTACTGTGATTTTCGCAAAGTTGGAAGCTTTGAAGGACATCAA ATCGAAAACCCTCCAATTGGAAAAAATGAAACAACGAATCTTGCAAGAAGTGGAACAAACTGAGCAAGAAGAGAAATGTCTATTAGAATATAAGCAGGAAATGGACCTTCTTATGCAAGAGAAAATGGCACATGTGGAGGAATTACGTCAAATACATGCTGACATTAATGCG ATGGAAGCAGTCATTAAGCAGGCAGAAGAAGCCAGAAACAAAGCCAGGGAGACTGCAAAATTGATTCATAATAATGATTATCAACCCTTGAAGCATGATATTGACCGTATGCGCAGAGAATTCCTAGGACTGGAAAGGCTACCAGAGCTGTATGAAACAGAATCTGATCTCATTTCACCAGA ATGGTTTGTTCGCAGTTACTTTGACCGTCCTATGCAGAAGGCAGAATGGAGAGTAGAAGTGCGGGGTGAAGATCTATTACCTCCACTCACTTTACACCATCCTGGTCATCCAGGTGGTTCCGCACCTTTCCTTACCCCTCAACCTCTTCAAGGTCCAAGTAAACCAGAACCAAGACCATTACCCCCAGCACCAGGTCCACCTGCTGCAACATTCAGGTACCACTG GCAACAACCGCCACCCATGAAGTCGTGTTTATCGTGTCATCAACAAATTCATAGAAACGCCCCCATTTGTCCCCTTTGTAAAGCTAAATCTCGATCACGCAATCCTAAAAAGCCAAAGAAGAAAGACTAA
- the Cln7 gene encoding CLN7/MFS domain-containing 8, which translates to MDWIKKLRAERSTVPKDDDLETVAERRERWRSIYVIYFTMFLMSLGFSIILTGVWPYLDKLDKNAGKEFMGYVVAANPLAQMLFSPLVGWWGDKRGSIRLPLLSTLALFTFASGMYSVLEILPGDRKMFMIAARFLVGVSSANIAVARSYLSAATKFSERTHAVSMVSLAQVLGFVVGPGLQAVVTPLGEHGFYFMNLPVNMYTMTGWINVKMGILNFALFLPWNFKEHRIALREAMKLQGRRTEEETLKSAKPDYLANCTLICAFFVLVFNFVLLETLGTSLTMDQFGWSKKESLYYMGLLMSVGAIVSCITFVMIEPLCKRFNERKVMLWGGFFFMIIGRILYIPWGPDPPPIAYELPSDNGTTNVNATEVLGCPSSQKWCLYTPQLTVTQFLIGYGFTTIGYPLGVTLIQTIFSKVLGPRPQGVWMGFMTGAGCASRVLGPVFISVVYTRFGTYHAFGITGLMLILSMTWLQIVDKRLIPPKLASIEETKPDAEIPLVHLKSNNAQATNDIERSNVNADCDKV; encoded by the exons ATGGACTGGATTAAAAAATTACGCGCTGAAAG atcCACTGTTCCTAAGGATGATGATCTAGAAACTGTTGCAGAAAGAAGAGAACGATGGAGAAGTATCTATGTCATTTATTTTACTATGTTTCTTATGTCCCTTGGATTCAGTATTATACTAACTGGAGTCTGGCCATATCTTGATAAA TTGGACAAAAATGCTGGCAAAGAGTTTATGGGATATGTTGTTGCAGCTAATCCTTTGGCACAAATGTTATTTTCCCCTTTAGTAGGTTGGTGGGGAGATAAAAGGGGTTCTATAAGATTACCCCTTTTATCAACATTAGCGCTTTTTACATTTGCATCAGGGATGTACAGTGTTCTTGAAATCTTGCCAGGTGATCGGAAAATGTTTATGATAGCTGCTAGATTTTTGGTTGGAGTTAGCTCTG CTAATATTGCAGTAGCAAGATCTTATCTTTCTGCAGCTACGAAATTTTCAGAAAGAACGCACGCGGTTTCTATGGTATCTCTTGCACAG GTACTGGGATTTGTGGTAGGTCCCGGATTGCAAGCCGTGGTCACACCTCTCGGCGAACATGGTTTCTATTTTATGAATTTACCTGTTAATATGTATACTATGACTGGTTGGATAAATGTTAAAATGGGGATTCTTAATTTTGCTTTGTTTCTTCCATGGAATTTCAAGGAGCATAGGATTGCCCTACGCGAAGCTATGAAATTACAAGGAAGAAGAACAG AAGAGGAAACATTGAAGTCTGCTAAGCCAGATTATCTAGCAAATTGCACATTGATTTGTGCATTTTTTGTCTTGGTATTTAATTTCGTCCTTCTCGAAAC TTTGGGTACTTCCTTAACTATGGATCAATTTGGTTGGTCAAAGAAAGAATCTCTGTATTATATGGGTCTGTTAATGAGTGTCGGTGCTATTGTATCTTGTATTACGTTTGTTATGATTGAACCACTCTGTAAAAG ATTCAATGAACGTAAAGTGATGCTGTGGGGTGGATTCTTCTTTATGATAATTGGAAGGATATTGTACATACCATGGGGACCGGATCCTCCGCCAATCGCGTACGAACTGC cATCCGATAATGGTACAACAAATGTCAATGCAACAGAAGTCTTAGGATGCCCTAGTAGTCAAAAGTGGTGTCTCTACACGCCTCAACTCACGGTCACACAATTTCTTATTGGCTATGGTTTCACAACTATAGGCTACCCATTAGGAGTGACCTTGATACAAACCATTTTTAGTAAAGTATTAGGACCACGACCACAAGGTGTTTGGATGGGTTTCATGACAGGTGCGGGTTGCGCGTCCCGTGTGTTAGGTCCAGTATTTATTAGTGTAGTTTATACACGTTTTGGAACGTACCATGCTTTTGGTATCACTGGTCTAATGCTAATATTATCTATGACGTGGCTACAAATCGTGGACAAGCGGTTAATACCTCCTAAACTTGCTTCGATAGAAGAAACCAAGCCTGATGCAGAAATTCCACTGGTTCACCTTAAGTCTAATAATGCTCAAgcaacaaatgatatagaaagGAGTAATGTAAACGCGGATTGTGATAAGGTTTAA
- the LOC117220087 gene encoding uncharacterized protein LOC117220087 — translation MTDKGQDKTEDRKIDKGHARRKDHARNAVTLDKICKEITLQDKIFQRNWPIKYEHLTGEFFKKVLAEECRKEGLPADSFERKPSEDAIKRSPIPLKPSSTIPKTTSGMVGLRSFGPEYSLEFTGRWYISPKWTIEPPEEPGEFRVRQQRFIFLG, via the exons ATGACGGATAAAGGGCAAGACAAGACTGAGGATAGGAAGATCGACAAAGGTCATGCGAGGCGGAAAGATCACGCGAGGAATGCGGTAACTTTGGACAAGATCTG CAAGGAAATCACTTTACAAGACAAAATATTCCAACGTAATTGGCCTATAAAATACGAACACCTAACTGGTGAATTCTTTAAAAAG GTGCTGGCCGAAGAGTGTAGAAAGGAGGGACTTCCGGCAGACTCCTTCGAACGCAAACCATCAGAGGATGCGATTAAACGCTCGCCGATTCCACTAAAACCGTCGTCGACTATTCCCAAAACGACATCCGGAATGGTGGGCCTGCGATCATTTGGCCCCGAATACAGTCTCGAATTCACCGGCCGCTGGTATATTTCGCCAAAATGGACGATCGAACCACCCGAAGAACCCGGCGAGTTCCGCGTTAGACAACAAAGGTTCATCTTTCTCGGTTAA